A window from Hymenobacter volaticus encodes these proteins:
- the rseP gene encoding RIP metalloprotease RseP has product METLIMIGNLLLGLSLLVGLHEFGHFAAAKYFKIRVDKFYIFFDFLFPLPNVLNFALLKKKIGDTEYGLGWFPLGGYVAIHGMIDETQDAESLAAEPEPNEFRAKPAWQRLIVMLGGIIMNVITGVVVFTLLTFIQGESYLPAAEARFGIVPNGLGREIGFRTGDKIVKINGRPFAEFDDVRSPDFLLGDNSFYTVERNGKLLDLNLPSRFMDKLTANGDSMFVAPRVPFVVGRVVSGQPAADAGLKAGDKLVRIGEQPIEYFDELQKALLAHAGKSTAVGIVRDGQPQTLTVKVTSAGKMGFEPKPLLHYSTRRYSLLESVPKGINNAFGIIAVQAKAISKIFKGQASAVDSLGGPVEIAQQYGGQWDWLRFWVLTGSLSMVLAFMNLLPIPALDGGHVLFLLYEMIAGRKPSDKFLENAQKVGTLMIMALMVFVLFKPLIKVFLK; this is encoded by the coding sequence TTGGAAACCCTTATCATGATCGGCAACTTGTTGCTGGGCCTTTCGCTTTTGGTGGGCCTGCATGAGTTCGGACACTTTGCCGCTGCCAAATACTTCAAGATTCGCGTCGATAAGTTTTACATCTTCTTCGATTTCCTATTTCCGTTGCCCAATGTTCTCAACTTCGCTTTACTCAAAAAGAAAATAGGCGACACGGAGTACGGGCTAGGATGGTTCCCACTAGGTGGCTACGTGGCTATCCACGGCATGATTGACGAAACTCAGGATGCCGAATCCTTGGCAGCCGAGCCAGAGCCTAATGAGTTCCGAGCCAAGCCAGCTTGGCAACGGCTAATTGTGATGCTAGGTGGCATTATCATGAATGTCATTACGGGCGTTGTGGTATTCACTTTGCTCACTTTTATCCAAGGAGAAAGCTATTTGCCGGCGGCTGAAGCCCGATTTGGGATAGTACCGAATGGTCTGGGCCGCGAAATCGGTTTCCGTACTGGCGACAAAATTGTGAAAATCAATGGCCGCCCGTTTGCCGAGTTCGATGATGTACGCTCTCCCGACTTTCTGCTCGGCGACAATAGCTTCTACACTGTAGAGCGCAATGGTAAGCTGCTCGATCTGAACTTGCCGTCTCGCTTTATGGACAAACTCACCGCCAACGGCGACAGCATGTTCGTTGCTCCTCGGGTGCCTTTTGTAGTAGGTCGTGTGGTGTCTGGGCAGCCTGCTGCCGATGCTGGATTGAAGGCTGGTGATAAACTGGTACGCATAGGTGAGCAACCCATTGAGTATTTCGATGAGTTGCAAAAGGCTTTGCTAGCGCACGCAGGTAAGTCTACCGCCGTGGGTATTGTGCGCGATGGTCAGCCCCAAACCCTGACCGTGAAAGTGACCTCTGCCGGTAAGATGGGCTTCGAGCCCAAGCCGCTGTTGCACTACAGCACCCGCCGTTATAGCTTACTGGAGTCGGTGCCGAAGGGTATCAACAATGCTTTTGGCATTATTGCAGTGCAGGCAAAAGCTATTAGCAAAATTTTCAAGGGCCAGGCATCAGCAGTTGATTCGCTGGGTGGCCCCGTTGAAATAGCGCAGCAATACGGTGGACAGTGGGACTGGCTCCGTTTTTGGGTGCTAACGGGCTCTCTCTCCATGGTGCTAGCGTTTATGAACCTGCTTCCTATCCCAGCTCTTGATGGTGGTCACGTTTTGTTTTTGCTCTATGAGATGATTGCCGGCCGCAAACCCTCTGACAAGTTCTTAGAGAATGCGCAGAAAGTTGGTACGCTCATGATTATGGCATTGATGGTGTTTGTGCTTTTCAAGCCGCTGATCAAAGTATTTCTAAAGTAG
- a CDS encoding 1-deoxy-D-xylulose-5-phosphate reductoisomerase, with protein sequence MPSVFPKRVALLGSTGSIGTQALDVVRANSTRFTIAVLSAHSNAELLIQQAREFRPAAVVIGDETKYAAVKTALAGQPETEVLAGVAALTEVAGRPDSDIVLTAMVGYAGLLPTVAAIRAGKDIALANKETLVVAGQLITQLVQEYKVGLYPVDSEHSAIFQCLVGEERNPIEKIILTASGGPFRGRTREQLAEVTKAQALKHPNWDMGAKITIDSASLMNKGLEVIEAKWLFGLRDDQIDVVVHPQSIIHSLVQFEDGSLKAQLGLPDMKLPIQYALGYPHRLPASFPRFSFLDYPQLTFEQPDKTAFRNLALAFDAMGRAGNAPCVLNAANEIAVAAFLRDEVGFLQMSELVEDCLSRVSYLAEPSLDDYVQTDKEARRIVQERLARY encoded by the coding sequence ATGCCTTCTGTCTTTCCCAAACGCGTTGCCCTGCTCGGTTCCACTGGTTCTATTGGAACACAGGCCCTCGATGTAGTCCGTGCTAATTCCACTCGTTTTACCATTGCGGTTCTATCGGCCCACTCCAACGCCGAATTGTTAATTCAGCAGGCTCGTGAGTTCCGGCCCGCTGCCGTTGTTATCGGCGACGAAACCAAATATGCGGCTGTGAAAACAGCTCTCGCCGGGCAGCCCGAAACCGAGGTACTGGCCGGTGTTGCCGCTCTTACCGAAGTGGCCGGTCGCCCCGACTCTGATATTGTACTGACGGCTATGGTGGGCTACGCCGGACTACTGCCTACGGTCGCGGCCATTCGGGCCGGCAAAGACATAGCGCTGGCCAACAAGGAAACCCTGGTTGTAGCTGGTCAGTTGATTACACAATTGGTGCAAGAATATAAGGTAGGTCTGTATCCGGTTGACTCCGAGCATTCTGCTATTTTTCAGTGTCTAGTGGGGGAGGAGCGCAACCCAATCGAGAAAATAATCCTGACAGCTTCGGGCGGACCTTTTCGCGGCCGGACGCGCGAGCAACTGGCTGAGGTTACGAAAGCGCAAGCGCTCAAACACCCTAATTGGGATATGGGCGCCAAAATCACGATTGATTCCGCTTCTCTTATGAATAAGGGGTTAGAGGTAATCGAGGCTAAGTGGCTGTTCGGACTTCGCGACGACCAGATTGATGTGGTAGTGCACCCGCAAAGCATTATTCATTCTTTGGTGCAGTTTGAAGACGGTTCCCTGAAAGCGCAACTCGGGCTGCCTGACATGAAGCTGCCTATTCAATATGCGCTCGGCTATCCGCATCGGTTGCCAGCTAGCTTCCCACGCTTCTCTTTTCTCGATTATCCGCAACTTACCTTCGAGCAACCCGACAAAACGGCTTTCCGCAATTTGGCTCTTGCCTTCGACGCTATGGGTCGCGCCGGCAACGCCCCCTGCGTGCTGAATGCCGCCAACGAAATAGCTGTTGCCGCCTTTTTGCGCGACGAAGTGGGCTTTTTGCAAATGTCGGAACTGGTAGAGGACTGCCTTTCGCGCGTTTCGTACCTTGCAGAACCGTCGCTCGACGATTACGTGCAGACTGACAAGGAGGCACGTCGCATAGTGCAGGAACGGCTGGCGCGGTATTAG
- a CDS encoding OmpA family protein, with protein MLRSLRTFLLLMLIGLPGVLWAQKSTAPLRQRKSSDRTVRSIRLRADATPVFPNINRIPYYENKKELRAIQKAEKRRNLAQARVLLDAYVRKFGIENFAKDTPLLWRLAQLWEKAGKEEIAKAYFRLALKHHRQDIQKIQLYYDSLEQKTADLYVPLKTYYNLVEYRKGIVAFRPPKGVYTNMGDAINSQAEDYGPTLNSTAGMMLFSSKRKMRGIHGVVDEDLYVSRKDGEMWTEAEPLPKPINSLYNEGSACFTKDGKTIYFARCECPSCHGNCDLFTSTFKDGQWTVPKSLGAQVNSTAWDSQPTLSLNEDTLYFASDRLGGFGLSDIWYTYKNKNNQWVKAENMGPVVNTRESEVSPFYHPLYNVLYFSSRGQLLNYGDFDIYKTYRVQGRWQEPKNIGPLVNGKGSEYYFTIDSDSQNLYYARSEEKDMKNLDLYSFPLPMEAQPLATTHIEGTLVDSVSQKPLNGIVTIIDTDDGIEVAAKYLRPDGTFDFDLIEGSHYVMLIQSPDFFSVEKKFELKGDTVLKLMTNSIDYGLPLVFKNIEFDQDKAGIRPAMHPTLDRIALFMVDHPEFRLNISGHTDSKGDPDFNEKLSQDRAEAIRRYIEQKGKLQPNRIENQGFGSTKPLREEVTEEDAKTNRRVEFRLIKPDAGKKETGGADWK; from the coding sequence ATGCTTCGTTCTCTACGTACATTTTTATTGTTGATGCTGATTGGGTTGCCGGGTGTGCTGTGGGCGCAAAAAAGCACCGCCCCCCTTCGGCAGCGTAAGTCTTCCGACCGCACCGTGCGGTCGATACGGCTGCGAGCCGATGCAACTCCAGTCTTTCCTAATATAAATCGCATTCCCTATTATGAGAACAAGAAGGAATTGCGGGCTATTCAGAAAGCGGAAAAGCGTCGTAATCTAGCGCAAGCTCGGGTATTGCTGGATGCTTACGTGCGCAAGTTCGGCATCGAGAACTTTGCCAAGGATACCCCTTTGCTTTGGCGCTTAGCTCAGCTCTGGGAAAAAGCCGGCAAAGAAGAGATAGCAAAAGCCTACTTCCGCCTTGCGCTCAAACATCACCGCCAAGACATCCAGAAGATTCAGCTTTACTACGACTCGTTGGAGCAAAAAACGGCTGACCTCTATGTGCCGTTGAAAACGTATTACAACTTGGTGGAATACCGCAAGGGTATCGTCGCCTTTCGGCCGCCCAAAGGGGTGTACACCAACATGGGCGACGCTATCAACTCGCAAGCCGAGGACTATGGTCCAACCCTGAATTCAACGGCTGGCATGATGCTGTTTTCCTCGAAGCGGAAGATGCGCGGCATTCATGGCGTAGTCGACGAGGATTTGTACGTATCGCGCAAGGACGGCGAAATGTGGACCGAAGCCGAACCATTGCCTAAGCCCATTAATTCGCTTTACAACGAAGGCTCGGCCTGCTTCACCAAGGATGGCAAGACCATTTATTTTGCCCGTTGCGAGTGCCCAAGCTGCCATGGCAACTGTGACCTGTTCACTTCTACCTTCAAAGACGGCCAGTGGACCGTGCCCAAAAGTTTGGGAGCCCAAGTGAATTCAACGGCGTGGGATTCGCAGCCGACGCTCTCTCTCAATGAAGACACGCTGTACTTCGCCTCCGACCGACTCGGGGGCTTCGGTTTATCGGACATCTGGTACACCTACAAAAACAAAAACAACCAGTGGGTGAAAGCGGAGAACATGGGCCCGGTTGTGAATACGCGCGAAAGTGAGGTTAGCCCATTTTACCATCCCCTTTACAACGTGCTGTATTTCTCGTCGAGAGGGCAGTTGCTCAACTACGGCGACTTCGACATCTACAAGACGTACCGCGTGCAGGGCCGTTGGCAGGAACCCAAGAATATAGGCCCCCTCGTGAACGGTAAAGGGTCGGAATACTACTTCACCATCGACTCCGACTCGCAGAACCTATACTATGCCCGCTCCGAGGAAAAGGACATGAAGAACCTGGACCTCTACTCCTTCCCGTTGCCAATGGAAGCTCAACCGCTAGCCACTACGCACATCGAAGGTACCTTAGTCGATTCCGTTTCGCAGAAGCCTTTGAATGGCATTGTGACCATCATCGACACGGACGACGGCATCGAAGTAGCCGCTAAGTACCTCCGGCCCGACGGCACTTTCGACTTCGACCTGATTGAAGGCTCACACTACGTGATGCTAATTCAGAGCCCCGACTTTTTTAGCGTTGAGAAAAAGTTTGAATTAAAGGGTGATACCGTGTTGAAGCTCATGACGAACTCTATTGATTACGGCTTACCACTGGTTTTCAAAAATATCGAGTTCGACCAAGACAAGGCAGGCATTCGGCCGGCTATGCACCCTACTCTAGACCGGATTGCCCTGTTCATGGTCGACCACCCGGAATTCCGCCTCAATATTTCCGGCCACACTGATTCCAAAGGCGACCCGGACTTCAATGAGAAGCTTTCGCAGGATCGGGCCGAAGCTATCCGCCGTTACATCGAACAAAAGGGCAAGCTACAACCCAACCGCATCGAGAATCAAGGGTTTGGCAGTACGAAACCGCTGAGGGAAGAAGTCACAGAAGAAGACGCCAAAACCAACCGCCGCGTGGAGTTCCGCTTAATAAAGCCAGATGCCGGCAAGAAAGAAACTGGTGGGGCTGATTGGAAATAG
- a CDS encoding GH3 family domain-containing protein, whose product MGLKSALSRPLAAYITNQYARWQQDPIGTQQQVLRSIVTKASGTAFGKEHDFGAIQSARDLARQVPVRDYEGLTAYFERVKHGEANVLWPGRPLYLAKTSGTTSGAKYIPLTKDSIPNHINGARDALLHYVRRTGKSAFLDGKLIFLSGSPELEEVGGIPTGRLSGIVNHHVPAYLRRNQLPSYATNIIDDWETKLARIVDETLTAPMTLISGIPPWVQMYFDRIVTRTGRPVGEVFPDFNLFVYGGVNFEPYRKKLFDTIGRPVDSVELFPASEGFLAFQDEPGNPGLLLLLDAGIYYEFIPAEQFFEPNPPRLSLADVELDKQYALVLNSNAGLWGYSLGDTVRFVQKYPFRVVVSGRIKHFLSAFGEHVIGEEVEQTLREAMQQHPEVEVVEFTVAPRVSDDPAIPSRHEWLIEFARPPHDAAAFSAALEAGLRHRNVYYDDLLTGNILAPLQLTPLSAGTFQRYMKSLGKLGGQNKVPRLSNDRGVADGLVSVG is encoded by the coding sequence ATGGGCCTGAAATCTGCCTTGAGCCGCCCGCTCGCCGCTTACATCACCAACCAATACGCGCGTTGGCAGCAGGACCCTATCGGTACGCAGCAGCAGGTGCTTCGCAGTATCGTGACGAAAGCCAGCGGTACTGCTTTCGGTAAAGAGCATGATTTCGGGGCTATTCAGTCGGCGCGGGATTTAGCCCGGCAGGTACCTGTGCGTGATTACGAAGGACTCACGGCATATTTCGAGCGAGTAAAGCACGGGGAAGCCAATGTGCTCTGGCCAGGCCGACCATTGTATTTGGCCAAAACCAGCGGGACTACCTCTGGGGCCAAGTACATCCCGCTTACCAAAGACAGCATTCCCAACCATATCAATGGAGCCCGCGACGCGCTGTTGCATTACGTACGCCGCACCGGCAAAAGTGCTTTCCTGGATGGGAAGCTAATCTTCCTGTCGGGAAGTCCGGAGCTCGAAGAAGTGGGTGGCATTCCAACGGGGCGGCTGTCGGGCATCGTCAATCACCATGTGCCAGCCTACCTGCGCCGTAATCAACTGCCAAGCTACGCCACCAATATCATCGACGATTGGGAAACCAAGCTGGCGCGTATTGTAGATGAAACGCTTACGGCGCCCATGACCCTGATTTCAGGTATTCCGCCGTGGGTGCAGATGTACTTTGACCGGATTGTGACCCGCACGGGCCGGCCAGTAGGGGAGGTGTTTCCTGACTTCAACCTGTTCGTGTACGGGGGCGTCAACTTCGAGCCATACCGCAAAAAGCTATTCGACACTATCGGGCGGCCCGTGGACAGTGTCGAACTGTTTCCGGCATCCGAGGGCTTTCTGGCTTTCCAAGACGAGCCTGGCAACCCTGGGCTACTGCTTTTACTTGACGCGGGCATCTACTACGAGTTTATTCCAGCCGAGCAATTTTTCGAGCCCAACCCGCCCCGTCTTTCCCTAGCCGACGTGGAGTTGGATAAGCAATACGCCTTGGTACTCAACTCCAATGCGGGCTTGTGGGGCTACAGCCTCGGTGACACCGTACGCTTCGTACAGAAATACCCGTTTCGAGTAGTGGTGAGCGGGCGGATCAAGCATTTTCTGTCGGCCTTCGGCGAGCATGTAATAGGAGAGGAAGTGGAGCAAACGCTCCGCGAAGCCATGCAGCAGCACCCGGAAGTGGAAGTCGTGGAATTCACTGTCGCGCCTCGCGTCAGCGACGACCCCGCCATTCCGTCGCGCCACGAGTGGCTGATCGAGTTTGCACGGCCTCCGCACGACGCGGCAGCCTTTTCCGCTGCGCTAGAAGCCGGCCTGCGCCACCGCAATGTATACTACGACGATTTACTGACCGGTAATATCCTGGCTCCGTTGCAACTCACGCCACTGTCAGCAGGGACCTTTCAGCGCTACATGAAAAGCCTAGGTAAGCTTGGCGGCCAAAACAAAGTACCACGCCTCAGCAACGACCGTGGGGTAGCGGATGGATTAGTATCCGTCGGTTAG
- a CDS encoding DUF6702 family protein — protein MLRKLLLLPLLLAATLTAWAHAYHASIMDVRYNAQKQQLEIALKVFTDDFETALSAGRAASIDLDQSPKPLVTQLTTDLLRKSVAFGTKPGEVLPLQLLGMQKENDAHWLYCTVKLTKPVTSVNLRHSLLLSAFPDQMNIVNLEASGKKQSVLFREGEQEQKISW, from the coding sequence ATGCTCCGCAAACTGCTCCTGCTTCCATTGCTGCTAGCTGCCACTCTCACGGCGTGGGCGCATGCCTACCACGCTAGTATTATGGATGTGCGCTACAACGCGCAGAAGCAGCAACTTGAAATTGCCCTTAAAGTCTTCACAGACGATTTTGAAACCGCTCTGTCTGCTGGTCGTGCTGCCTCCATTGACCTTGACCAGTCGCCTAAGCCGTTGGTGACGCAGCTGACTACCGATTTGCTGCGTAAGTCCGTGGCTTTTGGGACCAAGCCTGGGGAAGTGTTGCCGTTGCAGTTGCTAGGTATGCAGAAGGAGAATGACGCTCACTGGTTGTATTGCACTGTTAAGTTAACTAAGCCAGTGACTAGCGTTAACCTACGCCACTCTTTATTACTCTCCGCTTTTCCCGATCAGATGAATATTGTGAATCTAGAGGCGAGTGGCAAAAAGCAAAGCGTGCTTTTTCGAGAAGGAGAACAAGAGCAGAAAATTAGTTGGTAA
- a CDS encoding LytR/AlgR family response regulator transcription factor has translation MTHKYTAPLPALTCAVLDDDEINRFTLEHYIRLSGSLQLVASLSGSMEGLDFFSTERRVDVLFLDVEMPDLNGLDMLRLLPEPPQVVLTTAYENCAWDAFELGVADYLVKPFDYARFAQAVQRVAERLRTRPYSLIR, from the coding sequence ATGACGCACAAATACACTGCTCCACTACCAGCTTTAACCTGTGCTGTATTGGACGACGATGAAATAAACCGTTTTACCCTTGAGCACTATATACGGCTTAGTGGCTCTTTACAATTAGTTGCATCCCTTTCAGGGAGTATGGAGGGCTTAGACTTCTTTAGTACGGAGCGTCGAGTTGACGTACTTTTTTTAGACGTAGAAATGCCTGACCTCAACGGGTTGGATATGCTACGCCTGCTGCCTGAACCTCCTCAAGTTGTATTAACCACTGCTTACGAAAACTGCGCTTGGGACGCCTTCGAGCTAGGAGTGGCCGACTACCTAGTGAAGCCATTCGATTATGCCCGGTTTGCCCAAGCCGTGCAGCGAGTAGCCGAACGGTTGCGCACCCGTCCATATTCATTAATACGCTAA
- a CDS encoding 3-oxoacyl-ACP synthase produces MLHAACAAFVTQRIEAAQAAMLTAQESANSETKSSAGDKYETGRAMAQEERNRNAVQLQQALQLQGELARINPETASDAVRPGALVHTTMGRFYISISAGKLTLDGQDYFAVSAAAPVAAVLTGKQAGEEVMFNGKKVQIQRVE; encoded by the coding sequence TTGCTTCACGCTGCTTGCGCAGCCTTCGTGACGCAGCGCATTGAAGCAGCCCAGGCAGCTATGCTCACCGCGCAAGAATCGGCTAATTCGGAAACCAAGAGTAGCGCCGGTGACAAGTACGAAACCGGCCGCGCCATGGCCCAGGAAGAGCGTAACCGCAATGCTGTACAGCTTCAGCAAGCTTTGCAGTTGCAAGGAGAGCTAGCCCGCATCAACCCGGAAACAGCTTCTGACGCCGTTCGTCCAGGGGCCTTGGTGCATACTACTATGGGGCGTTTCTATATCAGCATTAGTGCTGGCAAGCTTACCCTAGATGGTCAAGACTATTTTGCTGTGTCGGCTGCGGCGCCGGTGGCGGCAGTTTTGACCGGTAAGCAGGCTGGTGAAGAAGTGATGTTCAATGGGAAAAAGGTGCAGATACAGCGCGTGGAATAA
- a CDS encoding OsmC family peroxiredoxin, which yields MINQRGNAVWNGDIKGSGNITTQSGTVSAPYSVGARFEGQKGTNPEELIGAAHAGCYTMFLTSILTKDGKQVQQIRTESKVTLDTSGEVPKIVKISLTTEGEVEGVSQEEFQQYAETAKANCPVSQVLSAVPEMELASATLK from the coding sequence ATGATTAATCAACGCGGAAACGCTGTTTGGAACGGCGACATCAAAGGTAGCGGCAACATCACCACGCAGAGCGGAACGGTTTCAGCACCTTACTCGGTAGGCGCCCGCTTTGAGGGCCAGAAAGGCACCAACCCGGAAGAGCTTATTGGCGCGGCTCATGCCGGTTGCTACACCATGTTCCTAACCAGCATCTTAACTAAAGACGGCAAACAGGTACAACAGATCCGTACCGAGTCGAAAGTGACGCTGGACACTTCGGGGGAGGTTCCGAAGATTGTCAAGATTTCGTTAACCACTGAAGGTGAAGTGGAAGGTGTTTCGCAGGAAGAATTTCAGCAGTATGCGGAGACAGCCAAGGCTAACTGCCCAGTTTCGCAGGTTTTGAGCGCTGTTCCAGAAATGGAGCTAGCTTCTGCCACACTGAAATAG
- a CDS encoding PAS domain-containing hybrid sensor histidine kinase/response regulator, translating to MSVTSTSIASPEALVLHLLTQNPNPVIQLSFSAEIVYANPAAEKLFQSVSTVEGICPRQWLLSLAQHTIANSEQEVALAGRHYLLTVVPGNQSYSLYLTDITDRHKAEQKQTAERDFFETVLQYLPTGVAVFDTHHRYQYVNSTAVRNDRIREWLIGKDNFEYCAHFNHPRTLALQREVKFKQAMEEGVEVTWEETFESSAGTRHWLRLFQPVFNSDGKLRLMVGSSADISDRYLVEQAIHQARREAEAAVQVRETFLANMSHEIRTPMNGVLGMAGLLARTQLNQQQQEYLAIIRNSGNHLLGILNDVLDMAKITAGKLDLEHTPFDLVDTIRTTTQIQAFRATEKGIGFELILPDQPLPLLLGDPHRLSQVLLNLLSNAIKFTDQGYVALHCRVLVEDDTMLKVSFQVSDTGSGVAVEKQEAIFESFAQAYSDTTRHFGGTGLGLAISSRLVQQLDGHLVLCSQPGQGSTFSFTLPFSLAGSEVQLVEELAAVQQVAESVRGWRVLLVEDHDVNRQLAQLVLEQFGVVIDAAPDGMTALKFFEHTFYDVVLMDIQMPDMSGLDVTAAMRRHPEPLRARTPIIALTANAFRTDNEKYLAAGMDDCLAKPFDESALLTKMLAVHKAPAFKAGPLFNLSGLYEMAHGKLDFVQRILELFMTSTPTSITKLQKASGTADWLAAATCAHQLKPTLKLFQVESLLKAIQVLEDATASDTSRYAATQQLLDTLPKLLSQIGQHANSLLPDTAVHPSPK from the coding sequence ATGTCAGTTACTTCTACTTCCATTGCTTCTCCAGAAGCTCTGGTGCTGCATCTCCTTACGCAAAATCCTAATCCCGTAATACAGCTATCTTTCTCTGCTGAAATAGTGTATGCTAATCCAGCTGCTGAAAAACTGTTCCAATCGGTGTCTACAGTGGAAGGTATCTGCCCACGCCAATGGCTCCTGTCATTAGCTCAGCATACCATTGCTAACTCAGAGCAAGAGGTAGCACTGGCCGGGCGTCATTACTTGCTGACAGTAGTGCCTGGCAACCAATCCTACTCTTTATATCTCACCGACATTACTGACCGACACAAGGCTGAACAAAAGCAGACAGCGGAACGTGATTTTTTTGAAACAGTGCTCCAGTATCTGCCTACAGGAGTAGCTGTTTTTGATACGCATCACCGCTACCAATACGTCAACTCGACGGCAGTACGCAACGATAGAATTCGCGAATGGCTCATTGGCAAAGACAATTTCGAGTACTGCGCGCATTTCAACCATCCGCGGACGCTGGCCCTACAGCGCGAAGTGAAATTCAAGCAGGCCATGGAGGAAGGTGTAGAGGTGACGTGGGAAGAAACCTTTGAAAGTTCAGCGGGCACCCGCCACTGGCTTCGGCTATTTCAACCCGTATTTAACTCGGATGGTAAATTGCGACTGATGGTAGGCTCTAGCGCCGACATTAGCGACCGTTATTTGGTTGAGCAAGCTATCCATCAGGCGCGGCGCGAAGCAGAGGCAGCAGTGCAAGTCCGGGAAACCTTCTTGGCCAACATGAGCCATGAGATTCGTACCCCCATGAATGGTGTGCTTGGTATGGCTGGCCTCCTGGCTCGTACCCAGCTGAACCAGCAGCAACAAGAATATCTAGCCATCATCCGCAACTCTGGCAACCACCTGCTCGGTATCCTAAACGATGTACTGGATATGGCCAAGATCACGGCCGGCAAGTTAGATTTAGAACACACCCCGTTTGACTTGGTGGATACTATTCGCACCACCACCCAGATTCAGGCATTCAGAGCCACTGAAAAGGGCATCGGTTTTGAACTCATTCTTCCCGACCAACCGCTCCCACTCCTACTCGGCGACCCGCATCGGCTCAGTCAGGTCTTGCTCAATCTGCTCAGCAATGCCATCAAGTTTACCGATCAAGGCTACGTGGCCTTGCATTGTCGTGTACTGGTAGAAGATGACACTATGCTCAAAGTCAGTTTCCAGGTTTCTGATACGGGTTCGGGCGTAGCCGTAGAAAAGCAGGAAGCCATATTTGAAAGTTTTGCTCAAGCTTATTCCGACACCACTCGGCATTTCGGAGGCACAGGGTTAGGCTTAGCCATTAGTAGCCGACTTGTGCAGCAACTCGATGGCCACTTAGTGCTGTGCAGCCAACCTGGCCAAGGCAGTACGTTCAGCTTTACGCTGCCTTTTTCATTAGCGGGGTCCGAAGTACAGCTTGTAGAAGAACTGGCAGCAGTTCAACAAGTGGCAGAGTCGGTGCGAGGCTGGCGAGTGCTGTTGGTGGAAGACCACGACGTAAACCGCCAGTTGGCGCAGTTAGTACTCGAGCAATTTGGCGTCGTAATTGATGCCGCTCCCGACGGCATGACGGCATTGAAATTCTTTGAGCACACGTTTTACGACGTAGTACTAATGGATATTCAGATGCCAGATATGAGCGGCTTGGATGTAACAGCGGCTATGCGCCGCCATCCAGAACCGCTCCGTGCCCGCACTCCCATCATTGCCCTCACGGCTAATGCCTTCCGAACGGATAACGAAAAATACTTAGCCGCCGGCATGGACGACTGCTTAGCCAAGCCCTTCGACGAATCGGCCCTGCTAACGAAGATGCTTGCTGTGCATAAGGCTCCAGCTTTCAAGGCTGGTCCTCTTTTCAACTTGAGCGGACTTTATGAAATGGCACACGGCAAGCTAGATTTCGTGCAGCGGATTCTCGAACTGTTTATGACTAGCACGCCCACTTCAATAACCAAACTCCAGAAAGCCAGCGGTACAGCTGATTGGCTGGCTGCCGCTACCTGTGCTCACCAACTCAAACCTACTTTGAAGCTGTTCCAGGTAGAGAGCTTATTGAAGGCTATCCAAGTTTTAGAAGATGCCACCGCCTCGGATACGTCCCGTTACGCTGCCACACAACAACTCCTCGATACTCTTCCAAAGCTTTTATCTCAAATCGGTCAGCACGCCAACTCATTACTACCAGATACGGCTGTACATCCAAGCCCCAAGTAG